A genomic segment from Polyangium mundeleinium encodes:
- a CDS encoding fumarylacetoacetate hydrolase family protein, translating into MKLASLRGPGRDGTLIVVRRDGAVFTPAPSDIPTMQAALDRWDESEGRLRDLAARLDRGEIPGEPLDPTKLAPPLPRASEWVDGSAYINHIVLVRKARGAEPPETLRTDPLVYQGGSSVLLGPREDIVLHDARWGLDFEAEICVVLGDVPLGTKKEDAGRFVRLLCLANDITLRNLVPAELAKGFGFFQSKPATAFSPFAVTPDELGGAYRDGRIHLRLCSTYNGALIGDPEAGPEMHFSFFELVEHISKTRAFGAGTILGSGTVSNVDRARGVSCLAERRMIETIDLGAPKTPFMKPGDTIAIEMRGEDGQDIFGRIEQKVVSP; encoded by the coding sequence ATGAAGCTCGCGAGCCTACGAGGACCGGGAAGGGACGGCACGCTCATCGTCGTCCGACGCGACGGCGCAGTGTTCACCCCGGCGCCGTCCGACATCCCCACGATGCAGGCCGCGCTCGATCGCTGGGACGAGAGCGAGGGGCGCCTGCGGGACCTCGCCGCCCGCCTCGATCGCGGCGAGATCCCCGGCGAGCCCCTCGACCCCACGAAGCTCGCGCCGCCCCTGCCCCGCGCCTCCGAGTGGGTCGACGGCTCCGCGTACATCAACCACATCGTCCTCGTCCGCAAGGCCCGCGGCGCCGAGCCGCCCGAGACCCTCCGCACCGATCCGCTCGTCTACCAGGGCGGCTCCTCCGTGCTCCTCGGCCCGCGCGAGGACATCGTCCTCCACGACGCGCGCTGGGGGCTCGATTTCGAGGCCGAGATCTGCGTCGTCCTCGGCGATGTCCCGCTCGGCACCAAAAAGGAAGACGCCGGGCGCTTCGTGCGCCTCCTTTGCCTCGCGAACGACATCACCCTGCGAAACCTCGTCCCTGCCGAGCTCGCCAAGGGATTCGGCTTTTTTCAATCGAAGCCCGCCACGGCCTTCTCGCCCTTCGCGGTCACGCCCGACGAGCTCGGCGGCGCGTATCGCGACGGCCGCATTCATCTCCGGCTCTGCTCGACCTACAACGGCGCGCTCATCGGCGATCCCGAGGCCGGGCCGGAGATGCACTTTTCGTTCTTCGAACTCGTCGAGCACATCTCGAAGACGCGCGCCTTCGGCGCCGGGACGATCCTCGGCAGCGGCACCGTCTCCAATGTCGATCGCGCGCGCGGCGTGAGTTGCCTCGCCGAGCGCCGCATGATCGAGACCATTGACCTTGGCGCGCCGAAGACGCCTTTCATGAAGCCCGGTGACACCATCGCCATCGAGATGCGGGGCGAGGACGGGCAAGACATCTTTGGTCGCATCGAGCAGAAGGTGGTCTCTCCATGA
- a CDS encoding serine hydrolase, translated as MLRRSAILLAALVASACASAPPRKPDLPAPPPVEAPAARVDPLAGLDVYAAETLAAWKAPGMAIAVVRGDETGGHVVLARGYGTRELGGAAPVDAHTRFPVASLTKTFTAAAVGKLVEDGKLGWDDPIKRHFPGFCVKDTHVGATLSIRDALAHRSGLEESADLLWIGTGFDRGEVIRRVCEVGQAAPLRAKFSYSNVLYAVTGELAARASGQTWEELVTSRLLEPAGMRESGFGAPAPGGENMASPHAERDGVLTRITPRDVTNIGPAAGLVSSAHDLARWLLLLLGRGAIEGRRVVAADVVAELFTPTTMVGLRPWQKELYPESHFLAQGMGFMLQDYRGRLVVWGTGGIDGFSCSMALLPEEKLGIVVLSNVPFTGLPEGMVFRLIDAHLGAPPKDWSGKRLALSLASRARGAAARKERESQRETTALPVPVEKLEGRYASPMFGDAVIEPRDGGLRLRFANAARATLEPFRPGALLARFEDADLGTSIVTFTVDARGVVTSFSLEDHGAFTRVTR; from the coding sequence GTGTTACGCCGCTCCGCGATCCTCCTCGCCGCCCTCGTGGCGTCGGCCTGCGCGTCCGCGCCGCCCAGGAAGCCCGATTTACCCGCGCCGCCGCCGGTCGAGGCGCCCGCCGCGCGCGTGGATCCGCTCGCCGGCCTCGACGTGTACGCGGCGGAGACGCTCGCAGCTTGGAAGGCGCCGGGCATGGCGATCGCCGTCGTGCGTGGCGACGAGACGGGGGGCCACGTCGTGCTTGCCCGCGGGTACGGGACACGCGAGCTCGGCGGCGCGGCGCCCGTCGACGCGCACACGCGTTTCCCCGTCGCGTCGCTCACGAAGACCTTCACGGCAGCCGCCGTAGGCAAGCTCGTGGAGGACGGCAAGCTCGGCTGGGACGACCCGATCAAGCGCCATTTCCCCGGCTTTTGCGTGAAGGACACGCACGTCGGGGCCACGCTCTCGATCCGGGACGCGCTCGCGCACCGGAGCGGGCTCGAGGAGTCCGCGGATCTGCTGTGGATCGGCACCGGGTTCGACCGTGGCGAGGTGATCCGGCGCGTCTGCGAGGTGGGCCAGGCGGCGCCGCTCCGCGCGAAGTTCAGCTACAGCAACGTGCTTTATGCCGTGACCGGCGAGCTCGCGGCGCGCGCGTCGGGGCAGACCTGGGAAGAGCTCGTGACGTCCCGCCTGCTCGAACCGGCCGGGATGCGGGAGAGCGGCTTCGGCGCGCCGGCGCCGGGCGGCGAGAACATGGCGAGCCCCCACGCCGAGCGGGACGGCGTCCTCACGCGGATCACGCCGCGCGACGTCACCAACATCGGGCCCGCGGCGGGGCTCGTGTCGAGCGCGCACGACCTCGCGCGCTGGCTTTTGCTCTTGCTCGGACGCGGCGCGATCGAGGGCCGCCGTGTCGTCGCCGCGGACGTCGTCGCCGAGCTTTTCACGCCGACGACGATGGTCGGCCTCCGGCCCTGGCAAAAGGAGCTCTACCCCGAGAGCCATTTCCTCGCGCAGGGGATGGGCTTCATGCTCCAGGATTACCGCGGCCGGCTCGTCGTATGGGGGACGGGCGGGATCGACGGGTTTTCATGCTCGATGGCGCTCCTCCCCGAGGAGAAGCTCGGCATCGTGGTCCTGTCGAACGTCCCGTTCACGGGGTTGCCCGAGGGAATGGTGTTCCGGCTCATCGACGCGCACCTCGGCGCGCCGCCGAAGGACTGGAGCGGGAAACGCCTCGCCTTGTCGCTCGCGAGCCGGGCGCGGGGCGCGGCGGCGCGCAAGGAGCGCGAGAGCCAGCGCGAGACGACGGCGCTGCCCGTGCCGGTGGAGAAGCTCGAAGGGCGTTACGCCTCCCCGATGTTCGGCGACGCCGTGATCGAGCCTCGCGACGGGGGGCTCCGTTTGCGCTTCGCGAATGCGGCGCGCGCGACGCTCGAGCCGTTTCGGCCCGGGGCGCTCCTGGCCCGCTTCGAGGACGCGGACCTCGGGACGTCGATCGTGACGTTCACCGTGGATGCGCGTGGCGTGGTGACGAGCTTTTCGCTGGAGGATCACGGGGCGTTCACGCGCGTCACGCGGTGA
- a CDS encoding DUF3160 domain-containing protein, producing MRTPLLRLCSVPLLAVLATACFTTFEDQPKKPDGTAIPPTPMAPDQQAELDALLAEAQKSANMTAADFADQYKVSFTNGLSYDPAQADGLPLIQASSLGLDADEMQKLQKNGFVISEKKKFPTFVYGYESIYALDLPLYVSADSILYAVHRSYDAILKAVEMASLAPELKTLLESMRAELAAGGGSALGAEARADADLFTAVALSLLTDQAVPPVAGANESNIVALVNGAKAHQGMGNTRLFGSDRIVDYSQFEPRGHYTDAPELERYFRAMMWLGRIDFRIIETQSDGSQIFQRRQLEGAYVLHALAQGEQQKRHTRIDNAIRSFVGESDYMTLPQLDGLLADLGVADAAGLAGLDDAKIAQTVLQKGYGTQRISSHIMINGLGQGTLPLSSSFALFGQRYVVDSHVFSNVVYDRVQKGAVKRMMPNPLDVGFAALGNDQAGQLMLPELEQFKYAPDLHMMRVLVDAHPASFWNDNLYNRWLVSLRELSPNKTLDGDTSGLPGVAKTEAWGRRLMNTQFASWAELRHDTLLYAKQSYTGGASCQFPDAFVDPYPGFYARIAELAEHGTAMVGTLDLSGSAYLAQRLPEYFATLRDVAQKLAEMAKNEREGIPLTQDHLDFINQAVKVQMGCGDPEGATGWYANLFFDNFQSVQQDPTIADVHTQPTDEGGTPVGRVLHVGTGLPRLMVVTADPCGTPRAFVGLASSYFEKITSNFERMTDEEWAQGLQGATPADVPWMTDLVSR from the coding sequence ATGCGCACGCCGCTGCTTCGCTTGTGCTCCGTCCCGCTCCTCGCGGTCCTCGCCACCGCCTGCTTCACGACGTTCGAAGATCAGCCCAAGAAACCTGACGGAACGGCCATCCCGCCCACGCCGATGGCGCCGGATCAACAGGCCGAGCTCGACGCGCTCCTCGCCGAGGCGCAGAAATCGGCGAACATGACCGCCGCCGACTTTGCGGACCAGTACAAGGTCTCGTTCACGAATGGCCTCTCCTACGATCCCGCGCAGGCCGACGGTCTCCCGTTGATCCAGGCCTCCTCGCTCGGCCTCGACGCCGACGAGATGCAGAAGCTCCAGAAGAATGGCTTCGTCATCTCGGAGAAGAAAAAATTCCCCACGTTCGTGTACGGCTACGAGAGCATTTATGCGCTCGATTTGCCGCTCTACGTGTCGGCGGACTCGATCCTCTACGCCGTCCACCGCTCCTACGACGCGATCCTGAAGGCCGTGGAGATGGCCTCCCTCGCGCCCGAGCTGAAAACGCTGCTCGAATCGATGCGCGCCGAGCTCGCGGCCGGCGGCGGCTCCGCGCTCGGCGCCGAGGCGCGCGCGGACGCGGATCTCTTCACGGCCGTGGCGCTCTCGCTCCTCACCGACCAGGCGGTCCCGCCCGTCGCGGGCGCGAACGAGTCGAACATCGTCGCGCTCGTGAACGGCGCCAAGGCCCACCAGGGAATGGGCAACACGCGCCTCTTCGGCAGCGATCGGATCGTGGACTACTCGCAGTTCGAGCCGCGCGGCCACTACACGGACGCGCCCGAGCTCGAGCGATACTTCCGCGCGATGATGTGGCTCGGTCGCATCGATTTCCGCATCATCGAGACGCAAAGCGACGGCTCGCAGATCTTCCAGCGCAGGCAACTCGAAGGCGCCTACGTCCTGCACGCCCTCGCGCAGGGCGAGCAGCAGAAGCGCCATACCCGCATCGACAACGCGATCCGCTCCTTCGTGGGCGAAAGCGATTACATGACCTTGCCCCAGCTCGACGGCCTGCTCGCGGACCTCGGCGTGGCCGACGCCGCGGGGCTCGCCGGGCTCGACGACGCCAAGATCGCCCAGACCGTGCTGCAAAAGGGCTACGGCACGCAGCGGATCTCGAGCCACATCATGATCAACGGCCTCGGTCAAGGCACGCTGCCGCTCTCGTCGAGCTTCGCGCTCTTCGGCCAGCGGTACGTGGTCGACTCGCACGTCTTCTCGAACGTGGTCTACGACCGCGTGCAGAAGGGCGCCGTCAAGCGGATGATGCCGAACCCGCTCGACGTCGGCTTCGCCGCGCTCGGCAACGATCAGGCCGGGCAGCTCATGTTGCCCGAGCTCGAACAGTTCAAGTACGCGCCGGACCTTCACATGATGCGGGTCCTCGTCGACGCGCACCCCGCGTCGTTCTGGAATGACAACCTCTACAACCGCTGGCTCGTCTCGCTGCGCGAGCTCTCGCCGAACAAGACGCTCGACGGCGACACGTCGGGCCTGCCCGGGGTCGCGAAGACGGAGGCCTGGGGCCGCCGGCTCATGAACACGCAGTTCGCGTCGTGGGCCGAGCTCCGGCACGACACGCTGCTCTACGCGAAGCAATCGTACACGGGCGGCGCTTCGTGCCAGTTCCCGGACGCGTTCGTGGACCCGTACCCGGGCTTTTATGCGCGCATCGCCGAGCTCGCCGAGCACGGCACCGCAATGGTCGGGACCCTCGATCTTTCGGGCAGCGCCTACCTCGCCCAGCGGCTGCCGGAATATTTCGCCACGCTGCGCGACGTCGCGCAGAAGCTCGCCGAGATGGCGAAGAACGAGCGCGAGGGCATCCCGCTCACGCAGGATCACCTCGATTTCATCAACCAGGCCGTGAAGGTGCAGATGGGCTGCGGCGATCCGGAAGGCGCGACGGGCTGGTACGCGAACCTGTTCTTCGACAACTTCCAGAGCGTCCAGCAGGATCCAACGATCGCCGACGTGCACACGCAGCCGACCGACGAAGGCGGAACCCCCGTCGGGCGCGTCCTGCACGTGGGGACGGGCCTGCCGCGCTTGATGGTCGTGACGGCGGACCCGTGCGGCACGCCGCGGGCCTTCGTGGGCCTGGCCTCGTCCTATTTCGAGAAGATCACGTCGAACTTCGAGCGAATGACCGACGAGGAGTGGGCGCAGGGCCTCCAGGGCGCGACGCCCGCCGACGTGCCGTGGATGACGGATCTCGTCTCCCGCTGA